TGCATATCAATATCAGTATATATCGTGAAGAAAAGGGAAATCATAAGATTAGGCTTTAAATTAGCATTTGACACACAAGTTGTTTAACTCCTGTGCTTTGGTAGAActtgtactttttttttgataaaaatgtaaatatcaaTTCAAGAAATGAAAGATTCAGGAATTACAAAGTAAATCCTAAAAACATGGTTCCATGCCAAAAAAAGGTAGAACTTGTACTTTCGCCGGTTGTTTATATATCCCACTTATTCTTTTCAGATTGCTTACAATATATCACAATTCGACTGCAGATATTTATTATAGAGTATATGTTTTTAGAGATTCGATCTTGATACAAAGCGATGAATCAGAGTATTCAATTTCATTATATAGTTGCAATATCACCGAATCCGttcttattatttattcaCTGTGGATCTTGAATTCtctttataattaataattaaatatggaATCATGGATACCTTCATTTTTAACTTTCGTTACTCACTATGAAAGTCTtgtgtgacaaaaaaaaagatccaaTGTTTTTTACATATCACCATTCTCCATAATATTATTACTTGTAAAATGCGTATGAACCACGAATCTTGTGGGGCCGAAACGAAAATCCATTTTAgatctttttccattttttgtaTCGAACGCATACTGTAGCATCATTCGTCTCCCTTTGACATAATGATATGCGTATCTTTGCATTAAACGTTTATTTTCATGcatgtttgtctttttttgttgtcactGACGATTGAAAGCAACACGACCACAAGTGGTAACTAACTTAAAACTATTAGTCTTATACGACAAAACGTTTACCAGGCGTGATTAAATGAATAACACTTGATGTGAACTATAACTAACTTATTAGACGACCAGTAATAGATGACACGACACATTATGGAAGCATAATAACTCAAATAGAAGATGTTGTGACATGAGTCCTGACAtgcaataacaaaaaaaaaacgataatATCAAGACACAAGAAGTTTGAGTTACAATAAGTTCAtcatttatcatcatcatcatcaacaacatagATCATAATTAAACACAATTTTATACAATATACAATTTGGAGCTCTGATAAACAACAACTATAACAAAAGTGCCCAAATAACCatgtatatacacacataagCGATACTTGTTATCAACTTTCGAATTTCCAATAGCACAGAACTTGAGCAAATCTAGAAGATTAAGAGATCCTCCTTCACGTTGTAACCCATCTTCTCTAGATTTGGCTGCAACGCAAACTGAATCATAGGCGGTGGTCCGCATGCGAGTGCTAGCGATTCGCCTTCCAAACCTTCAGGGATATGTTCCCTAAGCACAGCTTCAGTTATAAACCCGGTACTGTAACTCCAACCTTCCTTTGCGATTTCAACGACGTACCAAATCTTTAGCCTCTCCTTATGCTTACTAGCCCATCCTTCTAGCTCTTCCCTCACAAGAATGTCATCCTCGGTTCTGTTTGCGTAAACCACATACATCTCGGTTTCGTCCTCTGGATCACTCAATATAGATTGAATGATCTGGTAGATAGGAGTGATGCCTGTTCCTCCGGCGAGCATTGCTAGTTTCTTGGCAAACTTAGGTTTGCCGCTGACCAGGAAGTTGCCTTTGCCTTTGTACTCGATGTGCCCTAGTGGACCTTTGATATCTATCATTGACCCGATTGGTAACGAGTCTAAGTGTTGAGACATGAGTCCACCATTGGGAAACCTTGGATGAACGTCTTTGAAGTAAACTTTGACGACGAGGTCGATATGACCAACCGCGTCGATGGCGCTGGTGGGAGTATAAGCTCTGAGACAGAGTTTGTCGTTTATGTTGGCGCAAACGAAAACGTGCTTCCCCACGGGTAAACCAAGCTGTTGATCTTCTGATGGTAATGCGAATCGGAACTTACGAACGTCGTGCGAGATCGAAGTCTTCTCAATGAGCCTAACCGGGATTTTCTCACGTGGGTTGACCAAAGCAATGTTCTTTTGAGGAGTTAGCTCTTTGATTGGAGCTAACAAAGGACCAAAGTTTGAGGCACCATGAACTGAGACGTTAGGGGAAGAGTCGTAGCCAGTGGTGATGAGTTCACCGATACGGTAATCTTCCAAAAGCTTCTTGGCTTTGTCAGAGTGAATGGCTTCAAACTCTTCGGTGCAATCTGTACCTGCGTTTATCAGGATAGAATCTGTGCCTCCTGGATGATCTTTCAAGAAACGTGTACAGTCATAGATGTGACCGTGGACGATGATCCATGCAGAGTCAGCAGTGTTGTGTTTTCTAACTTCAGAGATTGAATACATCTTCGAGGCAGTGTTCATGAAAGGAGATGAGACAGATTTCTTCAAGGTATTGTTGGATTCTGAGGAAATCTCAAGCTGACGCTCCTTTGCCATCCACCCACCCGACTGGTTTCCGGGTCTGGTCGGGTGTTCGAAAACTATCCCTATCTCTCCTCTATGAGGCTTGCACACGTTGGTCCTAATCCTGAACCAGCAATTGTTCATCATCCCCTGTTTAACACAAGTCAACGTCGTTATTGCTTTAGTCAACAtcgttaaaaaaataacaattagcTGGAGACCCTAGACTTAGacttatgtaaattttatataatttcgATTTTAATCTACATAATTGCCCCGCATGAAGGGAGATTATAATACTTAAACGCACTACTAAAATGAACTGTACAACAGAGACACTTAAAGAATTGGTCTTTAGTTCCATGTTGATTAGTGCTCTATTAAAAGATTCCGTAAGATTAGTATTGGTAGGTATCAcgttcaaaagaaaatatcatcaGTAGTTCCAACTTTGTAGGACGAatacaaatatcaaaatcgAATAGTTTACtcaaaaacaagattaaacTATTTAAATCATATAGTAAAGAATAAAGTAAACTAATTAAttctataatttaaaaatatcaagagaGAGGATTATTACCATGAGGTTCCAGATGAGTTTATCAGGCTGAGTATTGAAAGACTCGTCCCAGGCTCGAACCGCGACGTCTTTAGCACTGAGCAGATCAAGAACCTCAACGTCAAGTGACCAGAAACACCAGCACCAGAATTTACCGTACTTGTTCGGTTTCTCCTGGTGGTCAAGCTCACAAACACTCCACGTGTCTCCTCCGTCTAGAGTCACCTCAACCCTCGTTACCTTCTTACCTCCTCCTGTTTATTTCATCAATACACCGATCAGGATTTTAATTACATAGTAAAGAAtccttttaacttttaactaaagcaaagttaaaataaattaccAGAATAAGCGTAGCCTTTTAATGTGTACGGCTTCTGAGTAGTGAATGCATTAATCGGTAAAATCTCTGCGTGACCAGGTGTTGTAATCACCGAGTTTATATTAAGCTCGTTGATTATGTATTCAGGCTTATACCACCAAGctgtaacaaaaacaagtaaataatATTAGCATCGGTaactaaaatgtaaaagaagaCAAGGGTAAGTTAATAGTTTACCTTCGGAATTTGCCAGCTCAGCATCAACGAGAGAAGGAAGGACTCGATTGTCTTTATAGTGATAGTAACTGTCAGATTCTTGAGGCGTGACGATGATTCTCTTTAACCATTTAACCATCCGACCACCGATGAAACCCGGTACAATGACCCGAACCGGAAACCCATGATCCGGCGTTAAAAGCTCGCCGTTTTGCATATAAGCTAAGATAATATCTCTAGCCGGATCCATCGCCATCTCCTTCTTAATACTTGTTCCGTATTTAGATCCGCCGCCGCCGGGAAGATCCTCCGCTCCTTCGAAGCAAACGTTTAACGCGCCTCCTCTCCGGCTATAGATCCCGCATCGACGGAGGATTTCGCTTAACGGAATACCTTTCCATAGAGAAGTAGATACTCCGGCGGATCCCCAATTGAATCCGATCGTTTGTTTCACCATGTTCTGTTCCTTGCGGCGATTACCGGCGCAGACGAGTGTCACCGGGAATTCGCGGCTGGGGAACTCGGAGATTAGCTCTTCCATGGTGAATTTAGCCGGACGTTTAACGAGTCCGGTAATTTCGATTGACCAGTCTGACCAATTCGCTTTGGGAACTGCACCGTGGTTGCGGACGTAATGGAGTGGAACTGGAGTGATGAATCCATGGTGCATAAGACGAGGAAGAGGTGCTTCGGCGTTGAATGGATGTTTTCCGGTGAGACGGAGCATGGATGAGTTACGTTGAATCCAACTATCAGCCGTTGATTCATCTCTCGGATCTAAAATCGACGGTTCTAAATCgctgtttgattttttaaccAGCTCTTTGTAGTAAGGGACGTTACGGTTATGGCTCTCGTCTTCGTCGTCGCTTGAGGAGTCGTCGTAACTGTCTACGACGGTGGTGATGACTTCGGTTTCTTTGACGATTTTAGTTTCGGTGAGGATGACGTCgagagtt
This sequence is a window from Arabidopsis thaliana chromosome 1 sequence. Protein-coding genes within it:
- the NIA1 gene encoding nitrate reductase 1 (nitrate reductase 1 (NIA1); FUNCTIONS IN: nitrate reductase activity, protein binding; INVOLVED IN: nitric oxide biosynthetic process, nitrate assimilation, response to light stimulus; LOCATED IN: cytosol; EXPRESSED IN: 24 plant structures; EXPRESSED DURING: 13 growth stages; CONTAINS InterPro DOMAIN/s: Cytochrome b5, heme-binding site (InterPro:IPR018506), Nitrate reductase NADH dependent (InterPro:IPR012137), Ferredoxin reductase-type FAD-binding domain (InterPro:IPR017927), Oxidoreductase, FAD-binding domain (InterPro:IPR008333), Immunoglobulin E-set (InterPro:IPR014756), Cytochrome b5 (InterPro:IPR001199), NADH:cytochrome b5 reductase (CBR) (InterPro:IPR001834), Oxidoreductase, molybdopterin-binding domain (InterPro:IPR000572), Oxidoreductase FAD/NAD(P)-binding (InterPro:IPR001433), Oxidoreductase, molybdopterin binding site (InterPro:IPR022407), Riboflavin synthase-like beta-barrel (InterPro:IPR017938), Eukaryotic molybdopterin oxidoreductase (InterPro:IPR008335), Flavoprotein pyridine nucleotide cytochrome reductase (InterPro:IPR001709), Moybdenum cofactor oxidoreductase, dimerisation (InterPro:IPR005066); BEST Arabidopsis thaliana protein match is: nitrate reductase 2 (TAIR:AT1G37130.1); Has 14813 Blast hits to 14437 proteins in 2198 species: Archae - 168; Bacteria - 6976; Metazoa - 1728; Fungi - 2215; Plants - 1479; Viruses - 3; Other Eukaryotes - 2244 (source: NCBI BLink).), with the protein product MATSVDNRHYPTMNGVAHAFKPPLVPSPRSFDRHRHQNQTLDVILTETKIVKETEVITTVVDSYDDSSSDDEDESHNRNVPYYKELVKKSNSDLEPSILDPRDESTADSWIQRNSSMLRLTGKHPFNAEAPLPRLMHHGFITPVPLHYVRNHGAVPKANWSDWSIEITGLVKRPAKFTMEELISEFPSREFPVTLVCAGNRRKEQNMVKQTIGFNWGSAGVSTSLWKGIPLSEILRRCGIYSRRGGALNVCFEGAEDLPGGGGSKYGTSIKKEMAMDPARDIILAYMQNGELLTPDHGFPVRVIVPGFIGGRMVKWLKRIIVTPQESDSYYHYKDNRVLPSLVDAELANSEAWWYKPEYIINELNINSVITTPGHAEILPINAFTTQKPYTLKGYAYSGGGKKVTRVEVTLDGGDTWSVCELDHQEKPNKYGKFWCWCFWSLDVEVLDLLSAKDVAVRAWDESFNTQPDKLIWNLMGMMNNCWFRIRTNVCKPHRGEIGIVFEHPTRPGNQSGGWMAKERQLEISSESNNTLKKSVSSPFMNTASKMYSISEVRKHNTADSAWIIVHGHIYDCTRFLKDHPGGTDSILINAGTDCTEEFEAIHSDKAKKLLEDYRIGELITTGYDSSPNVSVHGASNFGPLLAPIKELTPQKNIALVNPREKIPVRLIEKTSISHDVRKFRFALPSEDQQLGLPVGKHVFVCANINDKLCLRAYTPTSAIDAVGHIDLVVKVYFKDVHPRFPNGGLMSQHLDSLPIGSMIDIKGPLGHIEYKGKGNFLVSGKPKFAKKLAMLAGGTGITPIYQIIQSILSDPEDETEMYVVYANRTEDDILVREELEGWASKHKERLKIWYVVEIAKEGWSYSTGFITEAVLREHIPEGLEGESLALACGPPPMIQFALQPNLEKMGYNVKEDLLIF